In Rhizobium gallicum bv. gallicum R602sp, the following proteins share a genomic window:
- a CDS encoding VOC family protein, with protein MTKMIFLNLPVRDLATATAFYEAIGCVKNEQFSNENASSMVWSETITFQLLQHGYYQTFTAKPIADAHATSGMLIALSRDSREEVDAMVEAAARSGGQADVGEPQDLGFMYLRTFADPDGHVFEPAYMDMGSAR; from the coding sequence ATGACTAAAATGATCTTTCTGAACCTGCCGGTCAGGGATTTGGCAACCGCGACGGCTTTCTATGAGGCCATCGGCTGCGTCAAGAACGAGCAGTTCTCCAATGAAAATGCGAGCTCGATGGTGTGGTCAGAAACGATCACGTTCCAGCTTCTGCAACATGGCTATTATCAGACGTTCACGGCAAAGCCGATAGCTGACGCGCACGCAACGAGCGGTATGCTGATCGCTCTGTCTCGCGACAGCCGCGAGGAGGTCGATGCCATGGTGGAGGCTGCCGCGAGATCCGGCGGCCAGGCGGATGTCGGCGAGCCGCAGGATTTGGGATTCATGTACCTGCGCACCTTTGCTGATCCGGACGGACACGTTTTCGAACCGGCTTACATGGATATGGGCAGCGCCCGTTGA
- the ampC gene encoding class C beta-lactamase yields MSQISSRTYAVCAGACFSLFGTFLACSAEADVVEGRIRPVVDRTIKGLMTENGVAGMAVGISVDGRRFIFNYGLADKEKATPVTADTLFEIGSVSKTFTATLGAYAEAKGALALSDAASEHMRELAGSAFDHITVLELGTYTAGGLPLQFPDEVINNSTLTRYFRGWRPGYEPGTYRVYSNPSIGLFGTLAAASLRKPFPELMEGTLFPALGLTNSYIRVPEAEMGDYAFGYNKKNNPVRVSPGALDAQAYGVKTTAADLLRFVEANIDTSGLESSLQKAIGATQTGYYRTGDTFQSLGWELYAWPATLDTLLAGNSSDMAMKPHAVTPLVPPQKPAEDVFFNKTGSTGGFGAYAAFVPTRRIGIVLLANRNYPIPERIKAAYSILGMLEAVSQDERHR; encoded by the coding sequence ATGAGTCAAATATCCAGCAGGACATATGCGGTTTGCGCTGGTGCATGTTTTTCCCTTTTCGGCACCTTTCTTGCCTGCAGTGCAGAGGCAGACGTCGTTGAAGGCAGGATCAGGCCCGTGGTCGACCGGACCATCAAGGGGTTGATGACCGAAAACGGTGTAGCCGGCATGGCGGTCGGTATCTCTGTTGATGGCCGCCGGTTTATTTTCAACTACGGTCTCGCCGACAAGGAAAAGGCAACGCCCGTCACCGCTGACACGCTGTTCGAGATCGGCTCCGTCAGCAAAACCTTTACCGCCACGCTCGGCGCCTATGCTGAGGCCAAAGGAGCGCTCGCCCTCTCCGATGCTGCGAGCGAGCATATGCGGGAGCTGGCAGGCAGCGCCTTCGATCATATCACCGTGCTCGAACTGGGTACCTATACGGCGGGAGGTCTGCCGCTGCAGTTTCCCGACGAGGTCATCAACAACAGCACGCTCACGCGCTATTTCCGCGGATGGCGCCCTGGCTATGAACCCGGCACGTATCGCGTCTACTCCAATCCCAGCATTGGTCTCTTCGGAACCCTCGCAGCTGCGAGCCTCAGAAAACCCTTTCCCGAGCTCATGGAGGGCACCCTCTTTCCTGCACTTGGCCTCACCAACAGCTATATCCGCGTTCCAGAGGCGGAAATGGGAGATTATGCCTTCGGCTACAACAAGAAAAACAACCCCGTGCGAGTAAGCCCAGGAGCGCTCGATGCCCAGGCCTACGGGGTCAAGACGACTGCCGCCGACCTGTTGCGCTTCGTCGAGGCGAACATAGACACCTCTGGGCTTGAATCTTCGCTGCAGAAGGCGATTGGCGCAACCCAGACCGGCTACTATCGGACAGGCGATACGTTCCAGTCCCTGGGGTGGGAGCTCTATGCCTGGCCGGCAACACTGGATACACTCCTTGCTGGCAACTCTTCCGACATGGCGATGAAGCCGCACGCGGTGACTCCGCTGGTGCCGCCACAAAAACCAGCCGAGGACGTGTTTTTCAATAAGACGGGTTCCACCGGTGGCTTTGGTGCCTATGCCGCGTTCGTGCCAACGCGCCGGATCGGCATAGTACTGCTTGCCAATCGTAACTATCCCATCCCTGAGCGGATTAAGGCCGCCTACTCGATCCTCGGGATGCTCGAAGCCGTATCGCAGGACGAGAGGCATCGGTGA
- a CDS encoding S-(hydroxymethyl)glutathione dehydrogenase/class III alcohol dehydrogenase, translated as MDVRAAVAVQAGKPLEVMTVQLEGPRAGEVLVEVKATGICHTDDFTLSGADPEGLFPAILGHEGAGIVVDVGPGVTSVKKGDHVIPLYTPECRECPSCLSRKTNLCTAIRATQGQGLMPDGTSRFSIGKDKIHHYMGCSTFANYTVLPEIAVAKVNADAPFDKICYIGCGVTTGIGAVINTAKVEIGATAIVFGLGGIGLNVLQGLKLAGADMIIGVDINNDRKVWGEKFDMTHFVNPKEVGDDIVPYLVNTTKRGADQIGGADYTFDCTGNTKVMRQALEASHRGWGKSVVIGVAGAGQEISTRPFQLVTGRSWMGTAFGGARGRTDVPKIVDWYMQGKIQIDPMITHTMPLEDINKGFELMHSGQSIRGVVVY; from the coding sequence ATGGACGTTCGTGCCGCCGTTGCCGTTCAGGCCGGAAAACCGCTGGAAGTCATGACCGTGCAGCTGGAGGGCCCGCGGGCCGGCGAGGTTCTGGTCGAGGTCAAGGCGACCGGCATCTGCCACACGGACGATTTCACGCTGTCTGGGGCCGATCCGGAGGGCCTGTTTCCGGCAATCCTCGGCCATGAGGGTGCCGGCATCGTCGTCGATGTCGGCCCGGGCGTCACTTCGGTCAAGAAGGGCGACCACGTCATTCCGCTCTACACGCCGGAATGCCGTGAATGCCCGTCCTGCCTGTCGCGCAAGACCAATCTGTGCACGGCGATCCGCGCCACTCAGGGCCAGGGGCTGATGCCGGACGGCACGAGCCGCTTTTCGATCGGCAAGGACAAGATCCATCATTACATGGGCTGCTCGACCTTTGCCAATTACACGGTGCTGCCCGAGATCGCCGTTGCCAAGGTCAATGCGGACGCTCCCTTCGACAAGATCTGCTACATCGGCTGCGGCGTCACCACCGGCATCGGCGCCGTCATCAACACCGCCAAGGTGGAGATCGGCGCAACGGCGATCGTCTTCGGCCTCGGCGGCATCGGCCTCAACGTTCTCCAGGGCCTGAAGCTTGCCGGTGCCGACATGATCATCGGTGTCGACATCAACAATGACCGCAAGGTGTGGGGCGAAAAGTTTGACATGACGCATTTCGTCAATCCCAAGGAGGTCGGCGACGACATCGTGCCCTATCTCGTCAACACGACGAAGCGTGGCGCCGACCAGATCGGCGGCGCCGACTACACCTTCGACTGCACCGGCAACACCAAGGTGATGCGCCAGGCGCTGGAAGCCAGCCATCGCGGCTGGGGCAAGTCGGTCGTCATCGGGGTGGCCGGTGCCGGCCAGGAAATCTCCACCCGCCCGTTCCAGCTGGTCACCGGCCGCAGCTGGATGGGCACCGCCTTTGGCGGCGCGCGCGGCCGCACCGACGTGCCGAAGATCGTCGACTGGTACATGCAAGGCAAGATCCAGATCGATCCGATGATCACCCATACGATGCCGCTCGAAGACATCAACAAGGGCTTCGAACTCATGCATTCCGGTCAAAGCATCCGCGGCGTGGTTGTCTACTAA
- a CDS encoding dimethylsulfonioproprionate lyase family protein, giving the protein MSQAPTPLKRSADLLLNDDSAPIRRQVSVLGGGFRPRALQEVLNAIGDVLLSSQAPVMASYIAGKIYQRLEKRGVARRIDTATPLKPEHFDRALSNLHASLPRFAGGATGLAELNEQLSWRSGRTGPFASLRFEQSHAHAIVVGPHGLEERSDVRLGLTLMAPYSRFPDHVQFHSRVFLLLSGGEVCLDDSNWFRATAGTVFFNEAGKKFAMRCTAEPLLAVWCHVEDTAL; this is encoded by the coding sequence ATGTCGCAAGCCCCGACACCACTCAAGCGGAGCGCGGACCTGCTACTCAATGACGACAGCGCGCCAATACGACGACAGGTCTCCGTGCTTGGCGGAGGTTTTCGTCCCCGCGCTTTGCAGGAGGTTCTCAACGCAATTGGCGACGTCCTCTTGTCCTCCCAGGCTCCTGTCATGGCGAGTTACATTGCGGGCAAGATATACCAGAGGCTCGAAAAACGGGGTGTGGCCAGACGCATCGACACCGCCACACCGTTGAAACCTGAGCATTTTGACCGCGCTCTTTCCAATCTGCATGCCTCTCTGCCCCGGTTTGCTGGCGGCGCAACAGGCTTGGCGGAACTGAACGAGCAACTGTCCTGGCGAAGCGGCCGGACCGGCCCATTTGCAAGCCTCAGGTTCGAGCAATCTCACGCCCATGCGATCGTTGTCGGACCTCACGGCCTTGAGGAACGCAGTGACGTGCGCCTCGGACTGACCTTGATGGCCCCTTACAGTCGTTTTCCAGATCACGTGCAGTTCCATTCACGTGTATTCTTGCTTCTGTCCGGTGGCGAAGTTTGCCTCGACGACAGCAATTGGTTCCGTGCCACTGCAGGAACCGTCTTCTTCAACGAAGCTGGCAAGAAGTTCGCGATGCGATGCACTGCTGAGCCCTTACTGGCAGTCTGGTGCCACGTCGAAGACACGGCTCTTTGA
- a CDS encoding electron transfer flavoprotein subunit alpha/FixB family protein, which translates to MAILLLADHDNASLSDQTAKALTAARQIGGDVTILVAGKGAKAAADAAAKLSGVSKVLLAESDMLANNLAEPLADLIVSLAGSYDTIIAAATSTGKNVAPRVAALLDVAQVSEIIEVVAPDTFKRPIYAGNAIQTVQVTDAKKVLTVRTASFAAAATSGSAPVEAIPAVSDPGLSTFVKDALSASDRPELTSARIIISGGRALGSAEKFRQVILPLADKLGAAVGASRAAVDAGYAPNDWQVGQTGKVVAPELYIAVGISGAIQHLAGMKDSKVIVAINKDEEAPIFQVADYGLVADLFEALPELQSSI; encoded by the coding sequence ATGGCCATTCTGCTTCTGGCTGACCACGACAATGCAAGCCTTTCCGACCAGACCGCCAAGGCGCTGACCGCTGCCCGCCAGATCGGCGGCGATGTCACCATCCTGGTTGCCGGCAAGGGTGCCAAGGCTGCCGCCGATGCCGCTGCCAAGCTTTCCGGCGTCTCCAAGGTGCTGCTGGCCGAAAGCGACATGCTTGCCAACAATCTGGCCGAGCCGCTGGCCGACCTGATCGTTTCGCTCGCCGGCAGCTACGACACGATCATTGCGGCTGCGACCTCGACCGGCAAGAACGTCGCTCCGCGCGTTGCCGCCCTCCTCGATGTGGCGCAGGTGTCGGAAATCATCGAAGTCGTCGCGCCTGACACCTTCAAGCGGCCGATCTATGCCGGCAACGCCATCCAGACGGTGCAGGTAACCGATGCCAAGAAGGTGCTCACCGTGCGCACCGCCTCCTTCGCTGCTGCGGCGACCAGCGGTTCGGCTCCGGTCGAGGCAATCCCGGCCGTTTCCGATCCGGGTCTTTCGACCTTCGTCAAGGACGCGCTGTCGGCTTCCGACCGCCCGGAGCTGACGTCGGCAAGGATCATCATCTCCGGCGGCCGCGCACTCGGCTCGGCCGAGAAGTTCAGGCAAGTCATCCTGCCGCTCGCCGACAAGCTCGGAGCGGCCGTCGGCGCAAGCCGTGCGGCCGTCGATGCCGGCTATGCGCCGAACGACTGGCAGGTCGGCCAGACCGGCAAGGTCGTCGCCCCTGAACTCTACATCGCGGTCGGCATTTCCGGTGCCATCCAGCACCTTGCCGGCATGAAGGACTCAAAGGTCATCGTCGCCATCAACAAGGACGAGGAGGCCCCGATCTTCCAGGTCGCCGACTACGGCCTCGTCGCCGATCTCTTCGAGGCCCTGCCGGAACTGCAGAGTTCAATTTGA
- a CDS encoding electron transfer flavoprotein subunit beta/FixA family protein: MKILVPVKRVVDYNVKIRVKPDGTGVELANVKMSMNPFDEISVEEALRLKEAGKAEEVVVVSIGPAKAEETLRTALAMGADRAILVETDETVEPLAVAKILKGVAAAEQPGLIIVGKQAIDDDSNQTGQMLAALLGSAQATFASKIEITDGKATVTREVDGGLQTIDIKLPAVVTTDLRLNEPRYASLPNIMKAKKKPLDRQSPSDFGVSTTPRLKVLKTEEPSGRKAGVKVKSVAELVEKLKTEAGVL; this comes from the coding sequence ATGAAAATTCTCGTCCCCGTGAAGCGGGTGGTTGATTACAATGTGAAGATCCGCGTCAAGCCGGATGGCACGGGCGTCGAGCTTGCCAACGTCAAGATGTCGATGAACCCGTTCGACGAGATCTCGGTGGAAGAGGCGCTGCGGCTGAAGGAAGCCGGCAAGGCTGAGGAAGTGGTCGTCGTGTCGATCGGTCCGGCCAAGGCCGAAGAGACGCTGCGCACCGCGCTCGCCATGGGTGCTGACCGGGCGATCCTGGTCGAGACCGACGAGACGGTCGAGCCGCTTGCCGTGGCCAAGATCCTCAAGGGCGTGGCAGCCGCCGAACAGCCGGGCCTGATCATCGTCGGCAAGCAGGCGATCGACGACGACTCGAACCAGACCGGCCAGATGCTCGCCGCGCTGTTGGGCTCTGCCCAGGCAACCTTTGCCTCGAAGATCGAGATTACCGACGGTAAAGCGACCGTCACCCGCGAAGTCGATGGCGGCCTGCAGACGATCGACATCAAGCTGCCGGCCGTCGTCACCACCGACCTGCGCTTGAACGAGCCCCGCTACGCCTCGCTGCCGAACATCATGAAGGCGAAGAAGAAGCCGCTCGACAGACAAAGCCCTTCCGACTTCGGCGTTTCCACCACCCCGCGGCTGAAGGTGCTGAAGACCGAAGAGCCAAGTGGCCGCAAGGCAGGCGTCAAGGTCAAGTCGGTCGCCGAGCTCGTCGAGAAACTCAAGACCGAAGCCGGCGTCCTCTAA
- a CDS encoding NADH:flavin oxidoreductase, with protein MSNDPLLQPYQLKHLKLRNRIIVTSHEPAYPADGMPKERYLAYTVERAKGGVAMTMTAGSAAVSKDSPPVFNNLLAYKDEIVPWLKAMTDAVHEEGAAIMIQLTHLGRRTRWDKGDWLPVVAPSHQREASHRAFPKKIEDWDIERIIKDFADAAERMKAGGMDGVELEAYGHLLDQFASPLTNELEGPYGGSLDNRMRFCLDVLKAIRKRVGEDFILGIRYTADECLPGGTGKAEGLEISKRLKKSGLIDYLNVIRGHIDTDAGLTDVIPIQGMANSPHLDFAGEIRAATDFPTFHAAKIPDVATARHAIASGKVDMVGMTRAHMTDPHIVRKIMEKREEDIRPCVGANYCLDRIYQGGAAYCIHNAATGRELTMPHVVKKANVRKKVVVVGAGPGGLEAARVAAERGHDVVVFEAANDPGGQIRLTAQSERRREMISIIDWRMNQCEKYGVVFRFNTWAEADTVEAERPDVVIIATGGMPHTDVLSTGNELVISAWDIISGDVKPGTNVLIFDDAGDHAGLQAAEFIAKAGAKVEIMTPDRSFAPEVMAMNLVPYMRSLQNLDVTFTVTFRLEAVEKHGNQLIAHVGSDYGGVAKQRTADQVVINHGTIPLDELYFELKPFSTNLGEISQQQLIVGEPQAVVRNPEGKFQLFRIGDAVAARNTHAAIYDGLRIAKDI; from the coding sequence ATGTCGAACGATCCTCTCCTTCAGCCTTATCAGCTCAAGCACCTGAAGCTTCGCAACCGCATCATCGTAACGTCGCACGAGCCAGCATACCCTGCCGATGGTATGCCCAAGGAGCGCTATCTCGCCTACACCGTAGAAAGGGCAAAGGGCGGCGTCGCCATGACGATGACGGCCGGCTCTGCGGCTGTTTCGAAAGACAGTCCGCCCGTCTTCAACAACCTGCTCGCCTACAAGGACGAGATCGTGCCGTGGCTGAAGGCAATGACCGATGCGGTCCATGAGGAAGGGGCGGCGATCATGATCCAGCTCACGCACCTCGGCCGTCGGACGCGCTGGGACAAGGGCGACTGGCTCCCCGTTGTCGCACCGTCGCATCAGCGCGAGGCCTCACACCGGGCTTTCCCCAAGAAGATCGAAGATTGGGACATCGAGCGCATCATAAAGGACTTTGCCGACGCTGCAGAACGCATGAAGGCCGGGGGCATGGATGGCGTCGAACTGGAGGCCTATGGACACCTGCTTGACCAATTCGCGTCCCCGCTGACCAACGAACTCGAAGGTCCTTACGGTGGTTCGCTCGACAATCGCATGCGTTTCTGTCTGGATGTTCTAAAGGCGATCCGGAAACGGGTCGGAGAGGACTTCATTCTGGGAATACGCTACACCGCTGATGAATGTCTTCCCGGCGGCACCGGCAAGGCTGAGGGACTCGAAATTTCCAAGCGCCTCAAAAAAAGCGGCCTTATTGACTACTTGAATGTGATCCGCGGTCATATCGACACCGACGCCGGCCTCACAGATGTCATCCCGATCCAGGGTATGGCGAACTCCCCGCATCTCGATTTTGCCGGTGAGATTCGCGCCGCGACGGATTTCCCCACCTTCCACGCCGCCAAAATCCCGGATGTTGCAACTGCCCGCCATGCGATTGCGTCGGGCAAGGTCGATATGGTCGGTATGACCCGCGCTCATATGACGGACCCGCACATCGTTCGCAAAATCATGGAGAAGCGCGAAGAGGACATCCGTCCCTGCGTCGGCGCCAACTACTGTTTGGACCGCATTTACCAGGGTGGGGCGGCCTATTGCATCCACAATGCCGCGACCGGCCGCGAGCTGACTATGCCGCATGTGGTCAAAAAGGCGAACGTTCGTAAGAAAGTTGTCGTCGTCGGCGCAGGCCCGGGGGGGCTGGAAGCCGCAAGGGTTGCAGCCGAGCGCGGCCACGACGTCGTCGTATTCGAGGCGGCCAACGATCCCGGCGGTCAAATCCGCTTAACGGCCCAAAGCGAGCGCCGCAGGGAAATGATCAGCATTATCGACTGGCGGATGAACCAGTGCGAGAAGTACGGTGTGGTCTTCCGTTTCAACACCTGGGCAGAAGCCGACACGGTGGAGGCGGAGAGGCCCGACGTGGTGATCATCGCCACCGGTGGGATGCCGCATACTGACGTCCTCTCCACAGGTAATGAACTTGTCATCTCGGCCTGGGACATCATTTCGGGTGACGTGAAACCAGGAACGAACGTTCTTATCTTCGATGACGCGGGCGACCACGCAGGGCTGCAGGCTGCCGAGTTCATTGCCAAGGCGGGCGCCAAGGTGGAAATCATGACACCTGACCGTTCCTTCGCCCCGGAAGTCATGGCGATGAACCTCGTGCCCTATATGCGTTCGCTGCAGAACCTCGACGTCACCTTCACGGTGACCTTCAGGCTTGAAGCGGTCGAAAAGCACGGCAATCAGCTCATTGCCCATGTCGGCAGCGATTACGGCGGTGTTGCAAAGCAGCGCACGGCCGACCAGGTCGTCATCAACCATGGGACAATCCCGCTCGATGAACTCTATTTTGAGCTGAAACCCTTTTCCACCAATCTCGGCGAAATTTCGCAGCAGCAACTGATCGTTGGCGAACCCCAGGCTGTCGTGCGCAATCCTGAAGGGAAATTCCAGCTCTTCCGGATCGGTGATGCTGTGGCCGCTCGCAACACCCATGCTGCCATCTACGACGGGTTGCGGATCGCCAAGGATATCTGA
- a CDS encoding TetR/AcrR family transcriptional regulator has translation MEQALNDTGWRGSQEGWLEAAYESLLESGVDSVKILPLAKKLNLSRTSFYWFFKDREELLAGLIARWREKNTGNIIKQSEAYAESLAEAMLNVFDCWLDQNLFDSKFEFAVRSWALQSEEILFEVQKADQVRLEALKRMFMRFGFEETTADVRARTTYLVQIGYISMQSREEIAVRMKRIPEYIAIYTGQIPQQRELDRFFARHGHKPK, from the coding sequence ATGGAGCAGGCTTTGAACGATACCGGTTGGCGCGGATCGCAGGAGGGATGGCTGGAAGCGGCCTACGAATCTCTGCTGGAGTCGGGCGTTGATTCAGTGAAAATTCTTCCCTTGGCCAAGAAACTCAACCTTTCTCGGACGAGCTTCTACTGGTTCTTCAAGGATCGCGAAGAATTGCTTGCCGGCCTGATTGCGCGCTGGCGAGAAAAAAACACCGGAAATATAATAAAGCAGAGCGAAGCCTACGCAGAATCACTTGCCGAGGCCATGCTGAACGTTTTTGATTGCTGGCTCGATCAGAATTTGTTTGACTCCAAGTTCGAATTTGCAGTGCGCAGTTGGGCGCTGCAATCGGAAGAGATTCTTTTCGAGGTCCAAAAGGCAGATCAAGTTCGGCTTGAGGCGCTCAAGCGAATGTTCATGCGCTTTGGATTCGAGGAAACAACAGCCGACGTCCGGGCCCGGACGACCTATCTCGTTCAGATCGGCTACATCTCGATGCAGTCCCGCGAAGAGATCGCGGTGCGAATGAAGCGTATTCCCGAATATATCGCGATCTACACCGGCCAGATACCCCAGCAAAGAGAGCTAGACCGCTTCTTTGCCAGGCATGGCCATAAACCGAAATGA
- a CDS encoding pyrroline-5-carboxylate reductase family protein — protein sequence MQDSLRIGVIGGGGWLGKALACAILNKGVVDHAGLTLSYRHARPASFPNVHCTQNNQELADRSDVIIVSVRPADWPSLSVDAHGKLVISVMAGIRLDQLAANHQTGRVVRALPNAAAEVGRSYTPWIASGDMDEADRSIARRIFRAFGVEDEVNGESDIDYLTGLSGSGPAFPALFAAAMMKDAVDHGLPTDIARRAVNTVLIGAGALLEHQDDCPNNVVNSFLDYRGTTAAAIEAMRAFGLEATVSEGLSAAFKKSVSMGGAS from the coding sequence ATGCAGGACTCACTCAGGATCGGCGTGATCGGTGGCGGAGGGTGGCTTGGGAAAGCCCTTGCCTGCGCGATACTCAACAAGGGCGTTGTTGACCACGCAGGACTCACGCTCTCCTATCGGCATGCGAGGCCCGCGTCTTTTCCGAACGTTCACTGCACGCAAAACAACCAGGAGCTTGCGGATCGATCGGACGTGATCATCGTTTCTGTCCGTCCGGCCGATTGGCCGTCTCTGTCGGTCGACGCCCACGGCAAACTCGTCATCTCTGTTATGGCGGGCATCCGCCTGGACCAGCTTGCGGCAAATCATCAAACGGGCCGCGTTGTCCGCGCCCTACCCAACGCCGCGGCAGAAGTTGGCAGATCCTATACGCCCTGGATTGCATCAGGTGACATGGACGAGGCCGATCGAAGCATCGCACGTCGTATCTTTCGTGCGTTTGGCGTCGAAGATGAGGTAAATGGCGAAAGCGATATTGACTATTTGACTGGCTTGTCCGGGTCGGGGCCTGCGTTTCCGGCGCTGTTCGCCGCCGCCATGATGAAAGATGCCGTCGACCACGGCCTTCCCACAGATATCGCACGGCGCGCCGTGAACACGGTGCTGATAGGGGCCGGGGCTTTGCTTGAGCATCAAGATGACTGTCCGAACAACGTCGTCAATTCGTTTCTCGACTATCGGGGTACGACCGCAGCGGCGATCGAGGCGATGCGCGCTTTTGGCCTGGAAGCCACCGTTTCGGAAGGACTTTCGGCGGCATTTAAAAAATCGGTGAGTATGGGAGGCGCCTCCTGA
- a CDS encoding ABC transporter substrate-binding protein, which produces MDKLLASTCLMFGLLGGTSLVSAAECGSVTIASMNWQSAEVLSNLDKIILNEGYGCSADITVGDTVPTITSMAEKGQPDIAPEAWIDLLPDVVKKGTEDGQIIQVGSPLPDGGVQGWWIPKYLAEAHPDLKTIPDMLKHPELVPDAEDSKKGAIFNGPQGWGGTIVTSQLYKAFDADKAGFTLVDTGSAAGLDGAIAKAYERQQGFATYYWAPTALLGKYEMVKLDAGVPHDAAEWKRCNTVADCPDPKPNAWPVDKVVTLVAKPFSQKVGPEVMTYLEKRSWSNDTVGKLMAWMTENQASGEDGAKHFLKENKDLWTKWVSPEAAEKIEASL; this is translated from the coding sequence ATGGACAAACTCCTTGCATCAACATGCCTGATGTTCGGCCTTCTCGGCGGAACATCGCTTGTCAGCGCCGCAGAATGTGGAAGCGTGACGATCGCCAGCATGAACTGGCAAAGCGCAGAGGTTCTTTCAAACCTCGACAAGATTATTCTGAATGAAGGCTATGGATGTAGCGCCGACATCACCGTTGGCGACACGGTTCCGACCATCACTTCGATGGCAGAGAAGGGCCAGCCGGATATCGCGCCCGAAGCTTGGATCGATCTTCTGCCGGATGTCGTGAAGAAAGGAACGGAAGACGGTCAGATCATTCAAGTCGGCTCCCCTCTTCCCGATGGCGGCGTTCAAGGCTGGTGGATTCCCAAATATCTTGCCGAGGCTCATCCCGACCTCAAGACGATCCCCGACATGCTGAAACATCCCGAACTTGTCCCCGATGCGGAGGATTCGAAGAAGGGCGCGATTTTCAACGGTCCCCAGGGTTGGGGAGGAACGATCGTCACCTCGCAGCTCTACAAGGCTTTCGACGCTGACAAGGCGGGCTTCACCCTTGTTGACACTGGTTCGGCCGCCGGCCTCGATGGGGCGATTGCAAAAGCCTATGAGCGCCAGCAGGGCTTTGCGACGTATTATTGGGCGCCCACTGCGCTACTGGGCAAGTATGAGATGGTAAAGCTGGATGCCGGTGTGCCCCATGATGCGGCCGAATGGAAGCGCTGCAACACCGTGGCCGATTGCCCTGATCCGAAGCCGAACGCCTGGCCTGTCGACAAGGTCGTAACCCTGGTGGCGAAACCATTTTCGCAAAAGGTCGGTCCTGAGGTCATGACCTACCTCGAAAAGCGCTCCTGGAGCAATGACACGGTCGGCAAGCTGATGGCCTGGATGACTGAAAATCAAGCGTCCGGCGAAGATGGTGCGAAACACTTCCTGAAAGAAAACAAGGACCTGTGGACCAAGTGGGTCTCGCCTGAAGCAGCAGAGAAGATCGAAGCTTCTCTGTAA